In Candidatus Baltobacteraceae bacterium, the sequence GCGTTACATCAACTTTCCAACCGCGCTTGAGGGCGCGCTTAAACTCAAGGAGATCTCGTACATTCACGCCGAGGGCTACGCCGCCGGCGAGATGAAGCACGGGCCGATCGCGCTGCTCGACTCGAGCGTGCCCGTCATCGGCGTCATGACCGACGGTCGGGTGCGCGAGAAGATTCTTTCGAATCTCGCCGAGTCGAAGGCTCGCGAAGCGCAGATCATCGTGGTGGCCAATCACGGTGACGAAGAAGCTAAAGCGATCGCCGACCACGTCTTCTGGGTGCCGAAGGTCGACGAACTGCTCTCCCCGATCGTCAACATCGTGCCGCTCCAGCTGCTGGCCTACCATATCGCCGATATCGAAGGCAAGGATGTCGACCAACCGCGCAATCTGGCCAAGACCGTCACCGTCGAGTAAGGAATCCATGAATCGTTTTGACGGGCGAAAGCCCGACGAATTGCGGCCGGTGACCATCGAGCCGAATTTTCTTAAATATGCCGAAGGCAGCGCGCTCATTACCGTCGGCAACACGCGCGTGCTCTGCGCCGCGAGCGTCGACGAGAAAGTTCCGCCCTGGATGAGGGGACGTGGAACGGGTTGGGTGACGGCCGAATATTCGATGCTTCCGCGCGCCACGCAGGAGCGAACGCAGCGCGAAGCGTCCAAAGGCAAACTCGGTGGCCGCACGCACGAAATCCAACGCGTGATCGGCCGGGCGCTGCGTGCCGTAACCGATATGGCCAAGCTCGGCGAGCGTTCCATCTGGCTCGACTGCGACGTGTTGCAGGCCGACGGCGGCACGCGCACGGCAGCGGTTACCGGAGCCTGGGTCGCGTTGACGTTGGCGCTGCTCAAATCGCACGACCCGAAGAACGGCCGCGCTTGGCCGCTGCTCGGACAGATCGCCGCCACCAGCGTCGGGATCGTGCACGGCTATCCGATCCTCGATCTCGCGTATGAAGAGGATAGCAAGGCCGAAACGGATATGAACGTCTTTATGACCGATGCCGGTACGTTCGTCGAGATTCAAGGCACCGCCGAGGCCGCCCCGTTTTCACGAACCGAACTCGACCGTTTGCTCTCGCTCGCGCAGGGCGGCATCGAAACGCTGCTCGCGATGCAGCGGGCGGTCGTCGAACCCTACGGCTATCCCGTGCCGGCGAATGCACGATAGCGACGGTTTCCGCGCGCTGGTGGCGCACGTCGGCGAGTTTTACGTCACGGAGAAGAAGCTCAAGAGCGCTCAGGCGCGGATCGAGTCGATGATCGCCTCGGGCGAGGTGAACGCGCGCGAACGCGCGGATTACTTGAGCGCCGTGCGAGCCTATTTCAGCGGCTTCGAAAAAGAGGCCCGCACGCAGTTGCGATCGGTCGACAAGCGCATCGAGCACGTCGATCAGGTCCATTTCAACTTGAGCGCCGAACGCGCAGTCGCCGTGCGCCGTATCGAAGCGACGCGCCAAGTGCTGGAGGATCTCGAGCGGATGGCACCGTGAAAGTACTTGAAGACGTCGGCAAGGCGACGACCAATCTCTTCGAATACGCGGGCGGGATCACCCAATTAGGCGGCGAGACGATCGGTTTCATCGCGACGTTGCGCATTCGGCTCGGCGAAACGATGAATCAGTGTTACCAGTTGGGTCTGCTCTCGCTCGTGATCGTGCTGCTGACCTCACTCTTTACGGGGATGGTCTTTTCGCTCGAATCGGCACAGCAAGCCGTTCAATACGGCGTTGGAAATATCGTCGGCGGAGCCGTCGCCTATACGTCGGCGCGCGAACTCGGCCCGATGCTCTCGGCAGTCGTCGTAGCCGGACGGGTTGGTGCGGCGATCGCGGCGGAGATCGGCTCGATGGTGGTCACCGAACAGGTCGAGGCGCTGCAGTCGCT encodes:
- the rph gene encoding ribonuclease PH encodes the protein MNRFDGRKPDELRPVTIEPNFLKYAEGSALITVGNTRVLCAASVDEKVPPWMRGRGTGWVTAEYSMLPRATQERTQREASKGKLGGRTHEIQRVIGRALRAVTDMAKLGERSIWLDCDVLQADGGTRTAAVTGAWVALTLALLKSHDPKNGRAWPLLGQIAATSVGIVHGYPILDLAYEEDSKAETDMNVFMTDAGTFVEIQGTAEAAPFSRTELDRLLSLAQGGIETLLAMQRAVVEPYGYPVPANAR
- a CDS encoding ABC transporter permease, with product MKVLEDVGKATTNLFEYAGGITQLGGETIGFIATLRIRLGETMNQCYQLGLLSLVIVLLTSLFTGMVFSLESAQQAVQYGVGNIVGGAVAYTSARELGPMLSAVVVAGRVGAAIAAEIGSMVVTEQVEALQSLGLAPARFLVVPRLLALIIMLPLLTIFADVVSIVGGMWIAQTYAHIGYGEFLSSVRQTIGFPDFVKGLFKAVIFAVIIAMVGSYQGLSTRGGAAGVGKSTTGAVVTSIILIFISNFILSYLLFGGG